The Tigriopus californicus strain San Diego chromosome 5, Tcal_SD_v2.1, whole genome shotgun sequence genome includes a region encoding these proteins:
- the LOC131881004 gene encoding E3 ubiquitin-protein ligase TM129-like, whose protein sequence is MMGETSWMFCLFYIVFATGFLFQFQDFQNLGLSPENLLTNVFQLDLGSEQLQFLEFHLRKSCGALLLQTFLPIGFLVGFSYFHVHVDQQYPSIYAFWESNLPFQVSLALFLGLWLLVWVVAQYWTLNHFEHHPYVTKLKLYAQNGDWKSVMSDINTEFRRIDKFTICTNPIERVVVTDNWVIYLGAVPWKFHLAHQSDVTLSLIQSEHHNISTEGQTGGTQFLRIQVQNGKPNCESFSFRLNSVEYQNLQDKLTRQIQNIQNIQIFKTVSDRFVEVFKEAVAQNPKAPAEEELEACIGCMATEANVKLIRRCDTIDQENENTSCVNCYCRPMWCLNCLGKWFASRQNQQQPETWLGSKCPCPTCRSKFCVLDVALIES, encoded by the exons ATGATGGGTGAAACGAGTTGGATGTTTTGCTTGTTTTATATCGTGTTCGCCACCGGGTTCTTGTTCCAGTTCCAAGATTTCCAAAACTTGGGCCTGAGTCCCGAGAATCTGTTGACCAACGTGTTCCAATTGGATTTGGGCAGCGAGCAATTGCAATTCCTCGAATTTCACCTTCGAAAATCGTGTGGAGCCCTTTTGTTGCAGACCTTTCTGCCTATTG GTTTCTTGGTGGGGTTCAGCTACTTCCACGTCCACGTGGATCAACAATATCCTTCCATCTATGCGTTTTGGGAGAGCAACCTGCCATTTCAAGTCAGCCTCGCCCTGTTCCTTGGACTGTGGTTGCTTGTCTGGGTTGTGGCTCAATATTGGACCCTCAACCATTTCGAGCACCACCCTTACgttacaaaattgaaactctaCGCACAAAATGGGGACTGGAAATCTGTCATGAGCGACATCAACACTGAGTTTAGAAG GATTGACAAATTCACGATTTGCACTAATCCCATTGAAAGAGTTGTCGTCACGGACAACTGGGTCATCTATTTGGGCGCTGTTCCCTGGAAGTTCCATCTCGCCCATCAATCCGATGTGACGCTCAGTCTGATTCAGAGTGAGCATCATAATATTTCCACCGAAGGACAAACTGGAGGCACGCAATTTCTCCGAATTCAGGTCCAAAACGGCAAACCCAATTGCGAGTCGTTCTCCTTCAG GTTGAACTCGGTCGAGTATCAGAATCTGCAAGATAAGTTGACCCGACAGATCCAAAACatccaaaacattcaaatttttaaAACCGTCAGCGATCGGTTTGTCGAGGTGTTCAAAGAAGCAGTGGCTCAAAATCCTAAGGCTCCTGCTGAAGAG GAATTGGAGGCGTGCATTGGGTGTATGGCTACCGAGGCTAATGTCAAGTTGATTCGGCGGTGTGACACCATCGATCAAGAGAATGAGAACACCTCTTGCGTCAATTGTTACTGCAGACCAATGTGGTGCCTCAATTGTCTAGGCAAATG GTTTGCATCGAGGCAAAATCAGCAACAACCGGAAACATGGCTCGGTTCAAAATGTCCTTGTCCAACTTGCCGATCCAAGTTTTGTGTCTTGGATGTGGCCTTAATTGAATCTTGA
- the LOC131880053 gene encoding protein KRI1 homolog, producing the protein MTSLLGPDSSSSSDSDSDSGPLKVNAQYAQVYNTFREKEVYQKLKDKYGAESHADEHASLDGSGSSSSDESEDEEAQELTDQVEKDFYKTLASLKNKDPRIYDGQTRFFQDPAPGPKATQTVKAVKEKPVFWSDLQRQVILENEGKFKDDEDPEPQVQPGPSYVQEMEQLRQSLKTNVHHGSEDDDDEDNDDDDLLVPRKKTDQEQRKEDQDYKAWLQGQKDELPDEAIQQDLQGLKDFWSQKDLGEDEQFLKDYILNKRYLADEPDRNYQPTYEEVVHDSDENLSADEANVRNMEQFEHKYNYRFEEPDEEFIKRYPRTIKDSLRNAKNSRKVKREEIKERKEREKIKKREELKQLKAMKKKEIMGKLDKLKKVAGSGDLDFETLDLDGDFDPAEYDRKMAQVFAQYDHANDGQTDETKPEFSDLESDLEAELETENWDDWEGHNTEADPDDPDLIMDCDYEPHSKAQTQNEIIESTRNRKKIRKSKFAQVVEQSKPVFNPDDRKTFEEYLNEYYKLDYEDMIGDLPCRFKYRSVPQNDFGLSADEVLNAPDRELNSWVSLKKTCSYRPNEEEQHDIDTFKQRGNNVFLKRKYLPSLFETNPDQALELEKKKKSEKIKRRKRNRHGLGQTEEGDKDEDGVEELKRKEAEVKKRKVKEVPEATTKPTKRAKLEVDVKKTEDAEVGTDSKKKKRKRKRGSVKEMISKKKVDVNADIRMSDDRLKAYGLKPNQFKRKMKKQKYHDKT; encoded by the coding sequence ATGACCTCGTTGTTAGGCCCGGACAGCTCGTCCTCGTCGGATTCGGACTCCGATTCGGGACCCTTGAAGGTGAATGCCCAATACGCCCAAGTCTACAACACGTTTCGCGAAAAGGAGGTGTACCAAAAGCTGAAGGACAAATACGGCGCCGAATCCCATGCGGACGAGCACGCCTCCTTGGATGGGTCCGGCTCGTCTTCCAGCGATGAAagtgaagatgaagaagcccAGGAATTGACCGATCAAGTCGAGAAGGACTTTTACAAAACCTTGGCCAGTCTCAAGAACAAAGATCCCCGAATTTATGACGGGCAAACGCGGTTTTTCCAGGACCCAGCCCCGGGCCCCAAGGCTACCCAGACTGTCAAGGCTGTCAAAGAGAAACCCGTGTTTTGGTCGGATTTGCAGCGACAAGTGATCCTGGAAAATGAGGGCAAGTTCAAGGATGATGAAGACCCGGAGCCACAGGTCCAACCGGGACCGAGTTATgtccaagaaatggaacagcTTCGCCAAAGTCTCAAGACCAATGTCCATCATGGAtcagaggatgatgatgacgaagacaatgatgatgatgacctctTAGTCCCGCGGAAAAAGACGGATCAGGAGCAGAGGAAAGAGGATCAAGATTACAAAGCTTGGCTTCAAGGTCAAAAGGATGAGTTGCCGGATGAGGCCATCCAACAGGACCTCCAAGGCCTGAAGGATTTCTGGAGCCAAAAGGACCTGGGCGAGGATGAGCAATTCCTCAAGGACTACATTCTCAACAAGCGCTATCTGGCGGATGAACCCGACCGCAATTATCAGCCCACCTACGAGGAGGTGGTCCATGACTCGGATGAGAATTTGTCGGCCGATGAGGCCAATGTCCGGAATATGGAGCAATTCGAGCATAAATACAACTACCGATTTGAGGAACCGGACGAAGAGTTCATCAAACGCTATCCTCGCACCATCAAGGACTCATTGCGGAACGCCAAGAACTCGCGCAAGGTCAAACGCGAAGAGATCAAGGAACGGAAAGAGCGCGAAAAGATCAAGAAACGCGAGGAATTGAAGCAGTTGAaggccatgaagaagaaagagatcaTGGGGAAGCTGGACAAGTTGAAGAAGGTGGCCGGCAGTGGGGATCTCGATTTCGAAACCCTCGACCTGGATGGCGACTTTGATCCGGCGGAATacgatcgaaaaatggctcaggTGTTTGCCCAGTACGATCACGCGAACGACGGCCAAACGGACGAAACGAAACCCGAGTTTTCTGATCTCGAATCGGATTTGGAGGCCGAATTGGAAACTGAGAACTGGGACGATTGGGAAGGCCATAATACGGAGGCGGATCCGGATGATCCGGATCTCATCATGGATTGCGACTATGAGCCCCACTCGAAAGCGCAGACGCAAAACGAAATCATCGAATCCACGCGCAATCGGAAAAAGATCCGCAAGTCCAAGTTTGCCCAGGTGGTGGAGCAAAGCAAGCCCGTGTTCAACCCTGACGATCGAAAAACCTTTGAAGAGTACCTCAACGAATATTACAAGTTGGACTACGAGGATATGATCGGCGATCTCCCATGTCGATTCAAGTATCGGTCCGTGCCCCAAAACGACTTCGGTTTGAGTGCCGATGAAGTGCTCAACGCGCCGGATCGAGAACTCAATTCCTGGGTCTCCCTGAAAAAGACCTGTTCGTATCGCCCCAACGAGGAAGAGCAGCACGACATTGACACGTTCAAGCAACGAGGCAACAACGTATTCTTGAAAAGAAAGTACTTGCCCTCGCTTTTCGAGACCAATCCGGATCAAGCCCTAGaattggagaagaagaagaaatccgAAAAGATCAAGCGTCGGAAGCGGAATCGTCACGGTTTAGGTCAAACAGAAGAAGGAGACAAAGATGAAGATGGGGTAGAAGaactcaaaagaaaagaagcagaagtgaagaaaagaaaagtcaaGGAGGTGCCCGAAGCCACGACCAAACCCACCAAGCGCGCCAAACTCGAAGTGGATGTGAAAAAGACGGAAGATGCTGAGGTTGGAACCGattccaagaagaagaaaaggaagcgTAAACGCGGATCCGTCAAGGAGATGATCTCGAAGAAGAAGGTGGATGTGAATGCGGATATCCGGATGTCCGACGATCGATTGAAAGCTTACGGGTTGAAACCCAACCAattcaagaggaaaatgaagaagcaaaaatatcacGATAAGACGTAA
- the LOC131880051 gene encoding nuclear pore complex protein Nup155-like: MTLSSVNASAVANTHSGVGHGGVSWHESMEACGRMVEKMLHSDSQCPSLGDKLRCHAPGSPSGLGAGLSGNHDPDYPAVTAQSAVNAAALRAPSQIRRVPLPAELVEHFGHMQCNCLMGVFPGVGRAWLTIDSDIYLWRFEDGGDLAYFDGLGDTILSVAWLTPRVGVFKDHIKYLLCLTTAVEIVLLGVTFGPIPGHEEAEMHLLPEPLFTLATDAVYMMCIAGTAHGRIFMGGKDGCLYEFVYQAEDGWFGKKAQKINHSNSSLSFLVPSFINAAFYEEDPIEQIQVDESRHILYTRSEKGNIQVFDLGPEGRDMVKVVAVSQASIVQEAARVAIHIDQSNLTPIIGISVVPMSESPALALVAVSGNGVRFYFSVMGNNLMGRPQNLYLQHVRLPPGFSAASNVPRPSKAHMSYYNQGTLLLVCSQTEESDMLWLLSNDGFPFQNILMEGQTSLPLDGRVWALVEIPGEERMLRLYKDSFQSMQPPLVVIQHTQIAKRFVLISAQGTIIVSKLRPVDHLRQLLIDHGGPDNEVVKGFFSLHADAQGIATSLILACSRAIQDRKISEWATRAFFLYGGEPRLSFGQQAPNQAGNQAGRNVSMAQPFSPSFHPHIASTPAPHNQSAGNVNPFLTPRGDGGFGSQSMFQPELIFSSKHNGLYLYFSRLVRPLWLATLVVPGSQTTHLASTLTIDEIEWVLTQLCDLKEFMDRNSHMHSGSSGGVQASMSLGHPHHPHHPGNHLHKSHQEALLKERQSLLFLQQLVSHCQQVIGLWKVVCDHQVHVVAQKLGQDEQNILRGMYFRDLILSNAGKELSSRLVQAIINLYLADNASTDAISNRLREVCPALYNTEDAISSKAHEMLITAKSKSNPNERERLLRDAVNMCKDIASRVNLDVLTSHLAAVHCYWGVVEVCLAAANRRDPQGLALHYYKKSEPMEDQQGHQAFVNRMNCYKHVLEILRRLIDTGRAHPMSPSVPKAPGPPPPADPNQLPPQEASEYAENVFQLGLQSEDQLFHIALYQWLVDHNQFDRLLSIRSSFLEDYLTRGTKRSHETVLMFDLLWKYYEKARSYAAAARILAKLAERHTVDVALQQRLEYLSRAIMCVKSGEVNGESSRGGVGELLHDLEEKMEVARVQLQILDSLNLMDQASPSPNLKTAIDRLNADLLDISQLYQDFAEPYELWECQLAILHCSGHQDKLLVETVWEHILEKELRQSQDLTNSSRIPMIANKLKALGTLYASAAQRYFPLEFIVRKLEVFSCQIQSDHTWVFKTLLNVSIPIPKVLEVYNRLYLANEPVWLRQGSPHHLLYVLARLLDTFASSPSMVSYNERRQFVVTCLDAVGKYLSNLYTKHDSNLLVSEFKAIQAKLERL; encoded by the exons ATGACGCTGTCCTCGGTCAACGCCAGTGCCGTGGCTAACACCCACTCCGGGGTGGGTCATGGAGGCGTGTCTTGGCACGAAAGTATGGAAGCCTGTGGTCGCATGGTGGAGAAGATGCTCCATTCCGACTCGCAATGTCCGTCCTTGGGCGATAAACTCCGTTGTCACGCCCCCGGCTCGCCTTCGGGCTTGGGGGCGGGTCTGTCGGGCAATCACGATCCGGATTACCCGGCCGTGACCGCCCAATCGGCCGTGAATGCGGCCGCACTACGGGCGCCCAGTCAGATTCGACGGGTGCCTTTGCCCGCCGAATTGGTGGAACATTTCGGACACATGCAATGTAACTGTCTGATGGGCGTGTTTCCGGGCGTGGGCCGGGCCTGGTTGACCATTGACAGCGACATCTACCTCTGGCGCTTTGAGGATGGCGGGGATTTGGCCTATTTTGATGGGCTGGGCGATACCATTCTGAGTGTGGCTTGGTTAACGCCCCGAGTGGGCGTGTTCAAGGACCACATTAAGTATTTATTGTGCTTGACTACGGCCGTGGAGATTGTGCTGTTGGGCGTGACCTTTGGACCCATTCCAG GTCATGAAGAGGCGGAGATGCATTTGTTGCCTGAACCATTGTTCACCCTGGCCACGGATGCCGTGTATATGATGTGTATTGCGGGCACGGCTCACGGTCGGATCTTCATGGGCGGCAAAGATGGGTGCCTGTACGAGTTCGTGTATCAGGCTGAAGACGGCTGGTTCGGCAAGAAGGCCCAGAAGATCAACCACTCCAATTCCAGTCTCTCGTTCTTGGTGCCTTCGTTCATCAATGCGGCCTTCTACGAAGAGGACCCGATTGAACAGATTCAGGTGGACGAGAGTCGCCACATCTTGTACACACGCTCCGAGAAGGGCAATATCCAAGTGTTCGACTTGGGACCCGAGGGCCGGGACATGGTCAAAGTGGTGGCCGTTTCCCAAGCCTCCATCGTTCAAGAAGCGGCCCGTGTCGCAAT ACATATCGACCAGTCCAATCTGACGCCGATCATCGGGATCTCGGTGGTGCCCATGTCGGAATCGCCCGCACTGGCCTTGGTGGCTGTGTCGGGGAACGGCGTGCGGTTCTACTTTTCGGTCATGGGCAACAACTTGATGGGACGCCCGCAAAATCTCTACCTTCAACACGTGCGCCTTCCGCCCGGATTCTCGGCCGCCTCCAATGTTCCCCGACCTAGCAAAGCCCACATGAGTTACTACAATCAAG GAACCTTGCTGTTGGTGTGCTCTCAAACCGAGGAGTCCGACATGTTATGGCTCCTCTCCAACGACGGATTCCCGTTCCAAAACATCCTCATGGAGGGACAGACGAGTTTGCCCCTGGACGGCCGGGTCTGGGCTCTGGTCGAGATTCCCGGCGAGGAGCGCATGTTGAGACTCTACAAGGACTCGTTCCAGTCCATGCAGCCTCCTCTGGTGGTCATTCAGCACACGCAGATCGCCAAGCGTTTCGTGCTGATCTCGGCCCAAGGCACGATCATCGTGTCTAAACTCCGTCCGGTGGATCATCTCCGACAATTGCTCATCGATCACGGTGGGCCCGATAACGAAGTGGTCAAGGGCTTCTTCAGCCTGCATGCGGATGCCCAGGGGATCGCCACCTCGCTCATTCTCGCCTGTTCCCGGGCCATCCAGGATCGCAAGATCTCCGAATGGGCCACCCGGGCCTTCTTCTTGTACGGGGGCGAGCCTCGACTGAGCTTCGGTCAACAGGCGCCCAACCAAGCGGGCAATCAAGCGGGTCGAAACGTGAGCATGGCTCAGCCTTTCTCACCCTCGTTCCACCCGCACATTGCGTCAACTCCGGCGCCGCATAATCAGAGTGCGGGCAATGTGAACCCGTTCCTCACCCCCAGAGGAGATGGAGGATTTGGATCCCAGAGCATGTTCCAACCAGAGTTGATCTTCTCGTCCAAGCACAACGGCCTCTATCTGTACTTCTCGCGTTTGGTGCGACCCTTGTGGTTGGCCACGTTGGTCGTCCCAGGCAGCCAAACAACCCACTTGGCCAGCACGCTTACCATCGACGAGATCGAATGGGTGTTGACGCAATTGTGCGATCTGAAGGAGTTCATGGACCGCAATTCTCACATGCACTCGGGGAGCTCGGGAGGGGTCCAGGCCTCCATGTCCTTGGGTCACCCGCATCACCCGCACCATCCTGGGAACCATTTGCATAAGTCGCATCAAGAGGCTCTGTTGAAGGAACGCCAGAGTTTGCTGTTCTTGCAACAACTCGTGTCGCATTGCCAGCAAGTGATCGGCCTTTGGAAGGTGGTGTGCGACCATCAAGTCCACGTGGTGGCGCAGAAGCTCGGTCAAGACGAACAGAACATCCTTCGAGGCATGTATTTCCGCGATCTCATCCTCTCCAATGCTGGGAAGGAGCTCAGCTCCAGATTGGTCCAAGCCATCATCAACCTTTACTTAGCCGACAACGCCTCCACGGACGCCATTTCCAATCGATTGAGAGAGGTCTGTCCAGCTTTATACAACACGGAAGACGCCATCTCGTCCAAGGCTCATGAAATGCTCATCACGGCCAAATCCAAGTCCAATCCCAATGAACGCGAGCGCCTGCTTCGGGATGCCGTGAACATGTGCAAGGACATCGCGAGCCGTGTCAATCTGGACGTGCTCACGTCGCATTTGGCGGCTGTTCATTGCTATTGGGGCGTGGTGGAGGTGTGTTTGGCTGCGGCCAACCGTCGCGATCCCCAGGGACTGGCTTTACACTACTACAAGAAGAGCGAACCCATGGAAGACCAACAAGGCCACCAGGCCTTCGTGAACCGAATGAACTGCTACAAACACGTGTTGGAGATCCTCCGGAGACTCATCGACACGGGTCGAGCTCACCCCATGTCTCCATCCGTGCCCAAAGCCCCCGGACCTCCCCCTCCCGCCGACCCCAATCAACTGCCCCCACAAGAGGCCTCGGAATATGCGGAAAACGTGTTCCAATTGGGCCTTCAGAGCGAAGATCAGTTGTTCCACATTGCCTTGTACCAATGGCTCGTGGATCACAACCAGTTCGATCGGCTCCTCAGCATTCGAAGCTCATTCCTCGAGGATTATCTCACACGAGGCACGAAGCGATCTCACGAGACCGTGCTCATGTTCGATTTGTTGTGGAAGTACTACGAGAAGGCCCGCAGTTACGCGGCCGCTGCCCGCATTCTGGCCAAGTTGGCCGAGCGCCACACCGTGGATGTGGCTTTACAACAACGTCTGGAGTATCTTTCTCGCGCCATCATGTGTGTCAAATCCGGTGAGGTCAATGGAGAGTCCAGTCGAGGAGGCGTGGGCGAGTTGCTGCATGacttggaggaaaaaatggaagtgGCTCGAGTTCAGCTCCAGATCCTGGACAGTCTGAACTTGATGGACCAAGCCAGTCCTTCGCCCAACCTCAAGACGGCCATTGACCGTTTGAATGCGGATCTGCTGGACATCTCGCAGTTGTACCAGGACTTTGCCGAGCCCTACGAGCTCTGGGAGTGTCAATTGGCCATCCTCCATTGCTCGGGCCATCAAGACAAGCTGTTGGTGGAGACCGTATGGGAACACATTCTGGAGAAGGAGCTCCGACAGAGCCAGGATTTGACCAATAGCTCGCGTATCCCGATGATTGCGAATAAACTGAAGGCCCTGGGCACGTTGTACGCATCGGCAGCTCAACGATACTTTCCCTTGGAGTTCATCGTTAGAAAACTGGAGGTGTTCTCGTGCCAGATCCAATCCGATCACACGTGGGTCTTCAAGACTCTTCTCAACGTGTCCATTCCAATCCCGAAAGTTTTGGAAGTTTACAACAG GTTGTATTTAGCTAATGAGCCCGTGTGGCTTCGCCAAGGCTCGCCCCATCATTTGCTCTATGTTTTGGCCCGACTTCTGGACACCTTTGCCAGTTCTCCCTCCATGGTGTCTTACAATGAAAG ACGCCAATTTGTGGTCACGTGCTTGGATGCTGTGGGCAAGTACTTGAGTAATCTCTACACCAAACACGATAGCAACCTCCTCGTCAGCGAGTTCAAGGCCATCCAAGCCAAATTGGAACGATTGTAA